GGCAGCACGCAGGTAGTGAACGGACAGATAAGCAAAACCGAAAAGTTCGGCAAGGTTACCACCCTTACCAGGCTGAACCTGCGGGCAGGTCCTGGCAAAGTGTATAAGATAACAAACATGGTTAATGCCGGCATTCAACTGGCCTATGATGGATTTACCATGCAGGGCGAAACGGTTAATGGCAATGGTAAATGGTATTATACCGAGGAAGGGAACTGGTTTTGGAGTGGAGGGGTAAAATAATAATTAGCTAATTTGATAATATGATAATTTGATAATGGCGCCAGCAGCGGTACTCCTATCGCCGTCTGTTGTGTCACTCACTTGTACGTTTATATCGCTACGCAGCTTTTATTCTTGACGAATATCAATCATAGAATTTTCAATAATATTGAAATAGTTTATAACTTGGCACTCCCTTGTTAAAGCCTGCGCTTGTTTTTTACCTATTCTCCCTGATTTGTATCGGCACATTGGCAAATTAGCCCATTAGCTAATGGACAATTCCGTATAAATACCTGCGAAAATCAGTAATTACCGGTTTCTCAGTTACCAGACAAACGTAATTTTATTACATTATTCCTTGAAAATTGTATTCCTGTCTCTATGATTCCATTCTGTTAATTTCCTGATTTGAATATCACATTATCACATTAGCAAATTATCACATTGTTTTATGAAACGTCTTATTACCTGTAGCGATGGTACCTGGAACAAACCAGGCAATACCGATCGCGGTCAACGTGTTGTAACAAACGTTGAAAAAATGTATCAATGCATTTGTTCGTACGACAATTCAACGGAGCAACCCATACCTCAACTCAAATTTTACGATAAGGGCGTGGGCACCAGCTACTCCTGGAAGAGCAATTTGCTGGGTGGCATTACCGGCGCCGGCATTGATAAAAACATCAGGGACATTTATACTTTTCTTATTACCAATTATGAGCCCGGCGATGAAATTTATTTGTTTGGTTTTAGTCGTGGCGCCTATACGGCCCGCAGTATTGGCGGATTGATTCGCAACTGCGGTATTCTGAAACCTGAATACCTGGGCCTGGTTGATAAAGCTTACGAATTGTACCGCATGCGCGATGAATATACCTCACCCGGGTCGGACATGATGGTGGGTTTTAGAAAACAATATGCGTGGGAGGATGTAACGCCGATAAAATTTATTGGCGTGTGGGATACGGTGGGCAGTTTGGGCATACCGCTGCCCTGGTACCGCTCCTGGAATATGAAGAAATACCAGTTTCACGATGTTACACTCAGCAGTTCTGTAGAGTACGCTTTTCATGCCCTGGCCATCGATGAACGAAGAAAAATGTTTGCCCCCACTTTGTGGCAACTCAGCGATACGGTTAAGAACAATCCCAATCACCCGCAACAGGTGGAACAA
The Niastella koreensis GR20-10 genome window above contains:
- a CDS encoding DUF2235 domain-containing protein, which gives rise to MKRLITCSDGTWNKPGNTDRGQRVVTNVEKMYQCICSYDNSTEQPIPQLKFYDKGVGTSYSWKSNLLGGITGAGIDKNIRDIYTFLITNYEPGDEIYLFGFSRGAYTARSIGGLIRNCGILKPEYLGLVDKAYELYRMRDEYTSPGSDMMVGFRKQYAWEDVTPIKFIGVWDTVGSLGIPLPWYRSWNMKKYQFHDVTLSSSVEYAFHALAIDERRKMFAPTLWQLSDTVKNNPNHPQQVEQRWFAGVHSNIGGGYADTGLSDLALDWLAEEAHRIGLCYDKEEYETIKGNPWGELRNSYSPPFWFWLPVWRPITLNDDTRQSIDASVLDRFREMYQYRPRNLRKYVSIENDKPVMV